One genomic window of Amyelois transitella isolate CPQ chromosome 8, ilAmyTran1.1, whole genome shotgun sequence includes the following:
- the LOC106135365 gene encoding acyl-CoA Delta(11) desaturase-like (The RefSeq protein has 5 substitutions compared to this genomic sequence): MVPNKGSSDVLSEHSEPQFTKLIAPQAGPRKYKIVYRNLLTFGYWHLSAVYGLYLCFTCAKWATILFAFFLYVIAEIGITGGAHRLWAHRTYKAKLPLEILLLIMNSIAFQDTAFTWARDHRLHHKYSDTDADPHNATRGFFYSHVGWLLVKKHPEVKARGKYLSLDDLKNNPLLKFQKKYAILVIGTLCFLMPTFVPVYFWGEGISTAWNINLLRYVMNLNMTFLVNSAAHIFGNKPYDKSIASVQNISVSLATFGEGFHNYHHTYPWDYRAAELGNNRLNMTTAFIDFFAWIGWAYDLKSVPQEAIAKRCAKTGDGTDMWGRKR, translated from the exons ATGGTCCCTAACAAGGGTTCCAGTGACGTTTTGTCTGAACATTCTGAGCCCCAGTTCACTAAACTCATAGCTCCACAAGCAGGGCCGAGGAAATACAAGATAGTGTATCGAAATTTGCTCACATTCGGCTATTGGCACTTATCAGCTGTTTATGGGCTCTACTTGTGCTTTACTTGTGCGAAATGGGCTACCATCTTATTTG CATTTTTCTTATACGTGATCGCGGAAATCGGTATAACAGGTGGCGCTCATAGGCTATGGGCACATCGGACTTATAAAGCCAAGTTGCCTTTAGAGATTTTGTTACTCATAATGAATTCTATTGCCTTCCAAGACACTGCTTTCACCTGGGCTCGAGATCACCGTCTTCATCACAAATATTCGGATACTGACGCTGATCCCCACAATGCTACACGAGGGTTTTTCTATTCACATGTAGGCTGGCTTTTGGTGAAGAAACACCCTGAAGTCAAAGCAAGAGGAAAATTCTTGTCGTTAGATGATCTTAAGAATAATCAATTGCTTAAATTCCAAAAGAA ATACGCTATTCTAGTTATAGGCACGTTATGCTTCCTTATGCCAACATTTGTGCCCGTATACTTCTGGGCCGAGAGCATCAGCACGGCCTGGAACATCAATCTATTGCGATACGTCATGAATCTTAACATGACTTTCTTAGTTAACAGTGCAGCGCATATGTTTGGCAACAAACCATACGATAAGAGCATAGCTTCAGTCCAGAATATTTCAGTTAGCTTAGCTACTTTTGGCGAAGGATTCCATAATTACCATCACACTTACCCCTGGGATTATCGTGCGGCAGAATTAGGAAATAATAGGCTAAATATGACTACTGCTTTCATAGATTTCTTCGCTTGGATCGGCTGGGCTTATGACTTGAAGTCTGTGCCACAAGAGGCCATTGCAAAAAGGTGTGCGAAAACCGGCGATGGAACGGATATGTGGGGTCGAAAACGATAA
- the LOC106135151 gene encoding uncharacterized protein LOC106135151, producing the protein MYSAKKMEYRAFCAGSIITRQRVLSSAHCFYSNRKRLRHQLNEVQIVAGLLLTVQRYPSNVTDTEQQWRIPTRVFTQKFYRFPAFSLAVIEINLPWKFNHIVNKIPYAKSTLDYDGVCNVAVVKITKSWAYKKYLFTEQHRIVPREKCERKLLRTCRLYICTMAEIAQAESETAGAGLVCFETGTAEEDPQGGLLVGVTVLINIGLPSLHHRIAMFDKWVADGAYRVFNLPFILLFTCLCMVL; encoded by the exons ATGTACAGTGCAAAGAAAATGGAGTATAGAGCGTTCTGCGCGGGGAGCATCATCACTAGACAAAGAGTATTGTCATCAGCACATTGCTTTTACTCGAACAGAAAACG TTTGAGACACCAGCTGAATGAGGTCCAAATAGTTGCCGGATTGCTGCTTACCGTACAGCGCTATCCGTCAAACGTTACAGACACAGAACAACAGTGGAGGATACCGACCCGTGTGTTTACACAGAAATTCTATCGTTTTCCTGCTTTCAGCCTTGCTGTTATT gAAATTAATTTACCGTGGAAATTCAATCATATCGTTAACAAAATACCTTACGCTAAATCAACATTAGATTACGACGGAGTGTGTAATGTTGCAGTGGTAAAGATAACTAAG AGCTGGGcgtacaaaaaatatcttttcacGGAACAGCACAGAATCGTACCGCGGGAGAAATGCGAGCGAAAGCTGCTTAGAACATGTCGACTCTATATATGCACAATGGCCGAAATAGCTCAAGCTGAATCA GAAACAGCAGGCGCTGGTCTGGTGTGCTTCGAGACTGGTACCGCTGAAGAGGATCCACAAGGCGGTCTTCTGGTCGGGGTCACGGTTCTCATCAACATCGGCCTACCATCCTTGCACCACAGGATTGCAATGTTCGACAAATGGGTGGCTGACGGCGCGTACCGAGTCTTCAATCTACCTTTTATTTTGCTGTTTACTTGTCTgtgtatggttttatga